A DNA window from Phaeobacter sp. A36a-5a contains the following coding sequences:
- a CDS encoding DUF4055 domain-containing protein, producing the protein MTKIKHRTYQEQRQAYDKIRDVIAGEDRLKNAGARYLPEPEGMTTAQYTRYVQGSSFYAVAERTLRGMVGAVTRNAPVLELPERIAGMRDAATFEGHSLDVLLESALREVLSLGRYAILLDYPTDGAAPGSAPFISTFDAESILDWKEELVGGRQKLTYLRLHETNHDLEDTGVEQHLVLTLDPAYTVKRYHVKSQRNGPDIQTVEEVQIGEDITPTIDGSPLFDIPAVIVSPYNLKADVEKPPFLDLVNVNLAHWRVSADYYWSLYLTSQPTPWVAGSLNEKNMPRQIGSGAFWVLPQGAQAGMLEFTGAGIAAQKTALDDLTAQMATLGARMVYDGKGRNETTDTARLRHRSELSLLHSSVNMVEAGLTKLLRLAAEWTRPGTADDVVFKLHRDFVTAQMDPAILTALLKAYTAGAISHDTFLMNLKKGELMDVNRALDDERDLIEEDDNVLPMPGVA; encoded by the coding sequence GTGACCAAGATCAAGCATCGCACCTACCAAGAGCAGCGCCAAGCCTATGACAAAATCCGCGATGTGATCGCGGGCGAAGACCGGCTGAAAAACGCTGGCGCACGATATTTGCCCGAACCCGAGGGCATGACGACGGCCCAATACACCCGCTATGTGCAGGGGTCGTCCTTCTATGCGGTCGCCGAGCGCACTCTGCGCGGTATGGTCGGTGCGGTGACGCGCAATGCCCCAGTCCTTGAATTGCCCGAACGGATTGCAGGGATGCGTGACGCGGCAACCTTCGAGGGGCATTCGCTCGACGTGCTTCTGGAAAGCGCCCTGCGCGAAGTCCTGTCCCTTGGCCGGTATGCGATACTGCTCGACTACCCGACCGACGGCGCAGCACCCGGCTCTGCTCCGTTCATTTCCACCTTCGACGCAGAGTCGATCTTGGACTGGAAAGAAGAGCTTGTCGGAGGGCGTCAAAAGCTGACCTACCTGCGGCTGCACGAGACCAACCATGATCTCGAAGACACAGGGGTCGAGCAGCACCTCGTCCTGACCCTCGACCCGGCCTATACTGTCAAACGCTACCACGTAAAATCGCAGCGCAACGGCCCTGACATTCAGACCGTTGAAGAAGTACAAATCGGCGAAGACATCACGCCGACAATCGACGGCTCGCCATTGTTCGACATTCCGGCGGTGATCGTGTCGCCCTACAACCTGAAAGCCGACGTTGAAAAGCCGCCCTTCCTTGACCTTGTGAACGTCAACCTCGCGCACTGGCGCGTGTCCGCTGACTACTACTGGTCGCTCTACCTGACGTCTCAGCCGACGCCTTGGGTCGCCGGGTCGCTCAATGAGAAGAACATGCCGCGGCAAATCGGCAGCGGCGCGTTTTGGGTTCTGCCGCAAGGCGCACAAGCGGGAATGCTCGAGTTCACGGGTGCAGGCATCGCCGCGCAAAAGACCGCTCTCGACGATCTCACGGCTCAAATGGCAACCCTCGGCGCACGGATGGTCTATGACGGCAAAGGCCGCAACGAGACCACCGACACGGCCCGTCTGCGCCACCGTTCCGAACTGTCCCTGCTTCACAGCAGCGTCAACATGGTCGAAGCGGGCCTGACGAAGCTCCTGCGCCTTGCCGCTGAGTGGACGCGTCCCGGCACCGCAGACGATGTAGTCTTCAAACTGCACCGTGACTTCGTGACCGCCCAGATGGACCCGGCCATTCTCACGGCCCTGCTCAAGGCATACACCGCTGGCGCGATCTCCCACGATACCTTCCTGATGAATCTCAAGAAGGGCGAACTGATGGACGTGAACCGCGCACTCGACGATGAACGCGACCTGATCGAGGAGGACGATAACGTGCTGCCCATGCCTGGGGTTGCGTGA